CTCGTTTTCATGAGATGTTTCAAAAAGGGGTAGTAGAGGTCGGCGACGTCATCTGACGAGGTAAAAGCAGATTCAATGATCAGGTACCCGGGATGAAACTTCGATGCGATATGCACGGCAAGTGCGCTTCCCAGGGACCTGCCGAAAAGCACGATTTTCTCCTCCTCGATCCCCCTCTCCTTAACGAGATACTCATACGACGCCTCTGCATCGAGAAAAGTCCCCGCCTTTGAAATCTCGCCCTCGCTCTTTCCGTATTCCCGGTAGTCAATAATGAAAACGGAGGCGCCAACGAGCTGAACGAGCAGGTTGAGATTCTCCGTTCTGTCTGCGATATTGCCGGCGTTGCCGTGAAACCAGAGGATTACCTTGTCTCCCCTCCCCTCCACGTACCATCCGTGAAGCCTTACCCCGTCACCCGTCTGGAAGTAGACGTCTTCGAACTCGAGGCCATAGTGGGACGGCGTCACGTAAATATCCCTTTCAGGGAAAAACACGAGTCCCTTTTCCATCTTTCTGCTCCAGAGTTTCGCTGCGATAAAAAAAGCTGCGCAAAGTGCAATAGCAGCTATGATCCACTTACCGGAACCCATACCCTTCAGGAAAAATCGAGGAGCTTGAGCCCTACAAGCGGGTCCATCTTCCTTGCGAGCCCGAACCCCTCGATTTCGAGTATCAGGCACTCTATGACAATAAAAATCTCACCTCTGTCCCTTATGCAGCCGGAGAGGGCATCGCTTTTCGATCCGAGGGCTGAGTGGATGTGAATCGATATCTCTCCTTCATCCATCGCTATGGAACCGGTTCCGAGAGCCTCATAGGGGCCATCAAAATCCCTTGTCACGGGGGAAGGGGGTACCTTTTCTTCTTCGGGACCGAGGACCAGCTTACCCCTGGCCAGTGCACCGAAAAGGAAAATCCACCCTGACTCGATTCCCTCATTTTTGCAGAGCTCCTTCAATGAAAGGAGTATGTCTTCCCCGTGATCCATCCTGGCAACGAGAACCCTGCCGACCTTGCCTGTAGAATATTTCATGCCCTTTTCCTTCCCTCATCTAGGTTCAGATGAAGGTAACCCTCCCGGTTGTCACCATTTCGACAAGCTTGCCCATACCGGAAATCTCACCGAGGGCAAGCTCTTTGGAAATCCCGTAAAACTCAACGCAGGTCTGGCAGAGATAAATGCCGACCCCCTGCTCCCGCAAATGTACCAGGAAATCCACTGCCACGGATGAGCCGGTGGCAAGGTATACGCCCCTGTTTATAAGGAATATCGCAGAGGGAGGGCCGCCCTCCCCACCGAGAATTTTGAGGAAGTTGCCCATGAGAAGTTTGCCCAGCTCCTCTTCCCCCTCTCCCAACCTATCGCTCGACAAAACGATGTATAGAGGCTTCATCCACCTCCCCCGTCAGACGGTTATGAAATCCCGGTATTTCACGCAGCGGCCGAACCTCAGATGGGGATGAATCTCTTTTAATTTTTCATTTCCCAGAGCGAGAAACTTTCCCTCCGCGCTCGCCAGGATCCTGCCTTCACGCTCAACCTCTCCTTCGCAGAGAACGACCTTTCCCCTGTCATCCCTGATCCAGCCGGAAACGGAGATCTCCGATGATACGGGGACGGGCGCAAGATACTTGATGCTCATCTCCGTTGTTACGTACATCGTCCTCTTTTCCCCGAAAACGACGGCAGCCCATATCATCGCCTCATCCAGAAGGGCGCAGATGATTCCACCGTGGACCATCCCCTCGTATCCGTTCAGATGCCGCCCGATGGACACAACAGCCTTGACCCTGCTCCCCTCCTCGAAGAGTTTGATCTTCATTCCCGCTTCATTGTCATCCCCGCAGGCGAAGCAGGTGTCGGTATAGGGAATGTATTCCTTTCTTTTCACGGTCACCCCGGACCGGCAGCGTCAGAAGTCCTGTGAGAGATCCACTTCCCGGGCACCGGTCAGATCTTTCAGCTCTTCGAAGGTCGACTCGAACATGTTGTTCGAACTCCCCGCCGCCGGATATATTTTCTCAAACTGCCGGAGACTTTTGTCGAGCATAACGAGTACACGTTCCGGCAGCCCAACGGGGGAAACGGCCCCGATACCGAAGCCGGTATTCTCCCGCACATCATCTTCTCCGGCAAACTTCAATTTTCTGGCCGAAAGAACATTTTTCAGCTCTTTCATATTCACCTTTTTCTCGCCCGAAATAACGACCAGGACGGGCTTTCCATCTGCCATGAAAAGNNNNNNNNNNNNNNNNNNNNNNNNNNNNNNNNNNNNNNNNNNNNNNNNNNNNNNNNNNNNNNNNNNNNNNNNNNNNNNNNNNNNNNNNNNNNNNNNNNNNNNNNNNNNNNNNNNNNNNNNNTCGCGGCCCTCTGTTTGGATTATCCCGTTTCCCGAATTCTATCACAGAGAATTAATCACTTTCCAGCTATCCATGGATTTTGAAAGAAAGCAAAGAAGCGGGGAAAGGATACCGTGCATTTTCCGTCAGAAAACCGGCAGCCATTCTGGTGGCTTCACGAGAATTGGACCCCATGGACGGGCAGATAGAACCGCAGGAGCTGCCCGAGGGGAAATGAATTCAGAGCTTTTCCTCCTTGCCATTCGTGCGGGCGGCAACTCTTTTCAGGATAAGGTCGATGAGCCGGGATTTGTCCTCCCACTTTTGAGCAAACTGGGAGGGGTCAAAATCGTGCCGGTTGAGGATCTTCTTCAGTGAATAAAGATCAAAGGCCTCGAGCCTTCCTCTCAGGCCTTCTTCCCCCCCCTCGGTATACACGCTAAAGGCGTCGAATTCCTCGAGCTCTTCTCCATCCGGGTTCCCGTTTTCGGGCGAGAGGATAGCGGAAAAATCAAGATCAAGTTCTCGTATCAATTCGGGTTTTTCCTCGATTCTTTGCGACAGGACCCTGAGAAAATGGGAAATGTAGATTGCGACTTTTTTCTCCTCCGTCATGACAGCCCCTCCTTTTTTTTACATTTTCCGGCTCCTTTCGGCCATGAGCCAATGAAATCATCACCGCGTTTTCTTTCCTGGTCAGACCGTTAAGGTCCGATCAGAACTCATAGCCTCTTTCCCCATGGAGGGAAAGATCGAGCCCGGTAACTTCCTGCTCATCATCCACGCGAAGGCCCCAGATGGCATCGATGGCCTTGAGGAGCAGGAAGGATGCAGTGAAGGCAAAAACGACCGTTGCAAGGACCGACACGATCTGGACGAGAAGTAACTTCCCGTTCCCGAAAATAAGACCGTCGGCACCTGCCGGGTTGACGGAAGAGGAGGCGAATATCCCCGTCGCGATAGCGCCCCAGGCACCGCCGAAGCCATGAATGCCCACCACATCAAGAGAGTCGTCATAGCCAAGCCGCATCTTCAGGTTGACACCGTGATAACATATGATCCCCGCCCCCAATCCTATAACGATTGCAGATAGGGGGGAAACGAAGCCCGCGGCCGGAGTAATGGCCACCAGCCCCGCCACGGCGCCCGACGCCGCTCCCAGGGCAGTCGGCTTCCCCCTGAGAATCCACTCATAGAGGGGCCATCCCAGCGCACCTGAGGCAGCGGCTATATGCGTGACGACGAAGGCGTTCGTTGCAAGGCCGCTTATTTCGAGAGCCGATCCGGCGTTGAACCCGAACCAGCCGAACCAGAGCAAACCCGTTCCAAGAAGGGTAACGGGAAGGTTGTGCGGAGCGATGATCTCCGTCCTGAACCCCCTCCTCTTTCCCAGAACGATGGCGGCTGCAAGGGCCGAAACCCCGGAACTTATGTGAACTACGGTACCACCGGCAAAATCGAGGGCTCCCATACTGCCGATCCACCCTCCACCCCACACCCAGTGCGCGAGTGGTGAGTATACGACGACCAGCCACAGGGCTATGAAGACGAGAAAGGAAGAGAACTTTATCCTTTCGGCAACAGCGCCGCTTATGAGCGCCGGCGTGATTATCGCAAACATCATCTGAAAGACCATGAAGGCAAGCGCCGGGATGGTACCTGCGTAGATCGGGTGGGGGTCGATTCCAATTCCTCTCAGCCCGACATGGGCCAGGCCGCCTGTTATCCCTCCTATGTCGGGGCCAAAGGCCACCGAATATCCGACCAGTACCCAGATGATCGTGGCAACGCCCATGAGAATGAAGGAGTGCATCATCGTGGAGAGGACGTTCTTGGAGCGGACCATGCCGCCGTAAAACATGGCAAGCCCCGGAGTCATCAAAAGCACGAGAGCTGAGCAAACGAGCATGAACGTGGTATCCGCCTTGTCGATCGCATCTGATGCCCATGCGAGTCTGGGAACGAGCACCATAGCCGCGCAAAGCACACGGGTAAGTTTTCTCATGAAAAAGCTCCTCCAGCTTCTCTTCACGAACTTGTATAGCGAAGATCGTGCCAACGCAAAAAGATTGATCGATTGTCTTAAACAGTTGAATTAATGTTGCTATTTGCTTTAACGCCGTGTCTTTTGTCTTGATGGGGACAGATAGGTGCCCAATTCTTAGGCTCTTCCGTGCTCATGAAATAGGCAGAACAAACTTGGATGGAAAAAAAGGGCATCCTCTGCGGGATGCCCTCCAAAAGGATTCCGGCGACACTTCACGCCGGCGAATGACGGTTTTTACTCAGAAGGCGTAGCTCAGGTTGAGGGAGTAGAGACGGGCAAGGTTACTCCAGGTTCCGTCGTATTTTGAATTGTTCACCCCTCTTTCGCGGTAATCAAAGTAGATGTAGGAGATATCGACGCCGATGTCTTTGATGCGAAACCCGGCACCCAGGGAAAAACCCTTCCTGTCCGAGTCGGGGAGTTCCGAGCCAAGGGTTGCCTCGGGAATGGGGTTTTCGTCATAAAAAATACCCGCGCTGCCGTAGCAGGAGCTGGAAAAATTGTACCGCATGCCCAGCCGGTAAGCGGCAACATCATCCCAGTCCTTCCTCTGGGGATTGAATGCGGGAATCGGGCCAAGAGCTGAATCCAGTTTGATGTCCAGATTTTCAAAGTCCGACCAGAAGGTGTAATCGTAGTCGAACTCGATCGTGAACTTCTCCGTCTGGTACGCCACCGCGGCAACCAGGATATCGGCCATGTTCACGTCGGTTTTTCCGCCCGTTTTGAGACCGAAGGCGGTGGCATCTCCCGTTATCTCCATGTCGTATCCATTTCTGTAGGATACGGCAAACCTCAGGTTGTATCCGGGGGTTACCAGTATCCCTGCGTTCCAGCTCCACGCATCCCCGTCCCCGTCGAGGTGGAATTTCAGGCCGGGGGCGAGCACCCGGTCGAGCTCCGCCTTGGCGTGCATGTAATCGACGCCGGCTCCAATCGAGATATAGTCGTTTATTTTATATGCAACGGTGGGGTTGACGACGACCGTCTGGAGCTGGGCGTGCTGGATATCGAGGGCGACATTCCCCGACTGCGAAGGGGGTAACGTGAAATCCGGAGAGTAGGTCCTGGACAGGCCGAAGGGCGCGTTGATCCCGATCCCGAGGAAGAGCTTATCGCCCGCCTGCATCGTGTAGTAGGCAACAGGGGCGAAGAACTCCTGGTTCTTCCCCGATTCGTTTGTCGGAAAAACCGTGCCGATAGGCAGGCTTATAGGGGGAACAAAAAACGAAGGCGGAGGCTTGACAAACCCCTGAAACGTGCTTCCCCGCGCATCGATCAGTGTCCCACCGATCAGGAGGTGCATCCCTTCAAGCTGCGTTATGCCGGCGGGATTGTAATAAATTGCCGACGGGTCGTTCGCCTGCGCCGTCCAGGCCATGCTCATGCCCATGGCTTTCGCTCCCTGCTCGGGTAGTTTGAAACCCGCCCCCAGGGCCGTACCGGCAGCAAAAGCAAGTACCAGCACCATCAACAACGCCTTCCTTATGATTTTTTTCATTTACCTCCTCCTATCAGTAATTTGGGGCACGTGAACACGTTATGTCTTCTTTTTACCAGATGTGCAAAAAAATTCAAGCTAAATCGTTTTAACACAAGAAATTATTTACGCTTTCGCAAGCCTGTCAAAAGAACAGATGAATAAATCTCAATGCGTTGCTATCGGCAAAATGTTTTTCCCCGGCTTCAGCAGACAGGCAGCTCGAATATCTGCAGGATCTCCGCAGAGGCATCCTTTATAAGCTGCAGATACGCTTCCCGGTCAAAGGAGTAGTCGGGCGTGCAGAAACCAAGAGACCTCGCTTTTTCCCCCTCTCCACGGTTGCCCCCCCCGGTAACCACGTACCAGACGGCCTCCCCCGGCCTTACCTCGATACCCCTTCCCGCAAGCTCCCTCACCACCTGCGCAACCGCCGTGTTCTCGGTGTAGGCCCCGGGTGGCTTCGACAGCTTCCTGCAGATGGCAAGCTCCTGAAGGGGGACCGCTCCGGACTCCAGATCGTCCAGGAACGAGGAGAAGATATCCCTGATCGCCCCGCCATTCTCCCTCAGCTCGCGCACCGTCCCGAACCGGGAGGCCTCCGCGAGCATCGCCTCCTGCATGCGCTTGATAAACAGCGGCGTATCGCGCCTCCTCGAAGCTACGCCCCTCGTCTTTATCTTGCCGTCCCTGAAAACTCCCACGAATCTGCCGGGCACGGAAATGTTCCTGTTCCTCTTCGAGGGCAGAAAGGCGACCCACCGGTACACACCCTCCACCGCTATCTCGATGCCCGTCTCCGCGGATATCTTTTCCGCGAGGATGCGGTAGTCCTCCCCGGAAGCCCCCCCTTTCCTGATCCACAGGGCATCGGTCAACCCGTGAATGAAACGGTACCCCTCCCTCTCGGCCACCTCCTTGGCGGCAAGGAGCTTCTCCCGGCCGTAGGCGGTGACGGCCTCATGCGCCTCTATCCTCCCGAAACGGGCGTTCCTGTACCCCAGGAAGCCGAAGCAGACCACGAGAATCCATTTGAGGGCTTTTTGCCGGGAATCGTAGACCCTCCTCTCCCCTCCTTTCGTCCTGTCTCTCATGCCCTTGTACATCTCTCTTCTTTTGAGGAGGGGTTCGAGGACCTCGGGGATGAGCCCTTTTCTCTCCCTGCACGTGTGCGTCCCCGTTTCGGGAATCCTGTGGTCCCCGCAGCAGGAGCACATGAGCGTCTCGGGGGAAATGTTGTACTCCACCATCAGATTCGGGTACATGGAAGCGAAATCGAGCTCGCACACGTCCTCGAACACGCCGACGGGAGGTACGTATACCAGTCCCCCCTTGTCGGTAACCACGAGCTCGTCGGCGCTCTTGAAAAACTCGGTCTGCCTCTTCTTGTAGGGAACGGGTATGCCCCGCTTCCAGGCGAGCTCCACCTCCATCGCCGAGATCACGGTGC
The sequence above is drawn from the Deltaproteobacteria bacterium genome and encodes:
- a CDS encoding hotdog fold thioesterase translates to MKRKEYIPYTDTCFACGDDNEAGMKIKLFEEGSRVKAVVSIGRHLNGYEGMVHGGIICALLDEAMIWAAVVFGEKRTMYVTTEMSIKYLAPVPVSSEISVSGWIRDDRGKVVLCEGEVEREGRILASAEGKFLALGNEKLKEIHPHLRFGRCVKYRDFITV
- a CDS encoding transcriptional regulator, producing the protein MKPLYIVLSSDRLGEGEEELGKLLMGNFLKILGGEGGPPSAIFLINRGVYLATGSSVAVDFLVHLREQGVGIYLCQTCVEFYGISKELALGEISGMGKLVEMVTTGRVTFI
- the amt gene encoding ammonium transporter, with amino-acid sequence MRKLTRVLCAAMVLVPRLAWASDAIDKADTTFMLVCSALVLLMTPGLAMFYGGMVRSKNVLSTMMHSFILMGVATIIWVLVGYSVAFGPDIGGITGGLAHVGLRGIGIDPHPIYAGTIPALAFMVFQMMFAIITPALISGAVAERIKFSSFLVFIALWLVVVYSPLAHWVWGGGWIGSMGALDFAGGTVVHISSGVSALAAAIVLGKRRGFRTEIIAPHNLPVTLLGTGLLWFGWFGFNAGSALEISGLATNAFVVTHIAAASGALGWPLYEWILRGKPTALGAASGAVAGLVAITPAAGFVSPLSAIVIGLGAGIICYHGVNLKMRLGYDDSLDVVGIHGFGGAWGAIATGIFASSSVNPAGADGLIFGNGKLLLVQIVSVLATVVFAFTASFLLLKAIDAIWGLRVDDEQEVTGLDLSLHGERGYEF
- a CDS encoding DUF296 domain-containing protein, translated to MKYSTGKVGRVLVARMDHGEDILLSLKELCKNEGIESGWIFLFGALARGKLVLGPEEEKVPPSPVTRDFDGPYEALGTGSIAMDEGEISIHIHSALGSKSDALSGCIRDRGEIFIVIECLILEIEGFGLARKMDPLVGLKLLDFS
- a CDS encoding YbaK/EbsC family protein, translated to LFMADGKPVLVVISGEKKVNMKELKNVLSARKLKFAGEDDVRENTGFGIGAVSPVGLPERVLVMLDKSLRQFEKIYPAAGSSNNMFESTFEELKDLTGAREVDLSQDF
- a CDS encoding alpha/beta hydrolase fold domain-containing protein, with the protein product MEKGLVFFPERDIYVTPSHYGLEFEDVYFQTGDGVRLHGWYVEGRGDKVILWFHGNAGNIADRTENLNLLVQLVGASVFIIDYREYGKSEGEISKAGTFLDAEASYEYLVKERGIEEEKIVLFGRSLGSALAVHIASKFHPGYLIIESAFTSSDDVADLYYPFLKHLMKTSANYQTADLIGKVAIPKLIVHGERDEIIPLWMGERLYELAPEPKELYVIAGASHNDTYVVGGDDYFNRFKAFIER